A stretch of DNA from Pongo abelii isolate AG06213 chromosome 10, NHGRI_mPonAbe1-v2.0_pri, whole genome shotgun sequence:
GGACATCTAGAAGGGCGAAGTCAGGTATGCAAATATCAAACAGATTTCTTTACACTGATTTGTAATTTTCTCCTCAACTGAAAGTCAATACCATTTGGATTtgaatatcttaattttaaaagaattatctaaaaataacctctataatatatgtattattcatTAGTTTCATTAAATAAACTCCATAATATTTCCAATTCTACTTTAGATGAATTAAGTGTAATAAAAAGAAGCATCCAAAAGCTCACAGGGTAGTGAAAAAAAGCAACATTAAATGTGCTTTTACTACTGAATGTAACCACAGTTTGATCAAAATGCAATTACAACACAGAGGAGGGTGTTATAAAATCTATAGCCAATAACTAACTCTAGTTTCATGAAGATAATGACAGTTGGCTTAGGTCTTGAAGCTTTTAGGATTTCttaaagaaatagacaaaaagGGAGATGATTTTACACAATTACGTAAAAGCAgatgtaaagaaacaaaaagtctTCCTCTATCTGAGCTATTTTACTGAACTTTTGAGCTTGGTTTCCAATGCCTTCCTGGCTATTTGATTTTGAATAAGCTCTTatcaactgaaatgaaaaaaaagtagtaaaaaacgatagaaaaatagcaaaaaatcaTAAGAGGGAGAATAGGAGGGAGATTCTCCTTTTCATTAATTCTTCCTTTGGTAAAATTATTTGTCTCATAAAAATGTATCcacagtaaaatatattttataatttatttgtattattttgtaactCTAATACAATGTTTTTCAACCTTGACTGCACATTGGAGTTAActtgggagctttaaaaaaacatattgatGCCTGTGGGCCACCCCCAGGGATTTTTTTTACCTAATTGGTCTGGAGTACATTGCTGGCACTCACTGAGAGGCTCTTGATGTATGTCTTACAGTGGCTTCCAAACCCAGGCAAAAATCTTTCTACCCAAAAGCTGCAAATCTATGATTCTGCAAGGACAGGACAGGGTTTTGCCTGCTTTGTTCTCTGACAGTGTGTTTCTCATTCAGCCAATTTTGACGCTGACTGACAAACTGGCCACCAACTCTCTTAACAACCACATAagcaactttttttgttgttgttcattggTCTATTTCCAATTCACAGAACATAAAGGTCCTGGATATTAGTAGGTCTTCCATaactatttgttaaatgaattagtGCTAACTTACTTGGCACTCCCACTAGCAGCACAccaaaggagaaaatgaattAGTCTTGACTGTGAAACAAGTATCAGAGCAAGAAAAGAAAGTACCTCCTTAGAGAAAATGTTACATTCATATATGAGCTTATGAAAGATTTCTGTTCTAATCCTGAAAAACCCAACACTGTTCTGTAATCTTTCTAGTTCAATCAAGAAAGCATACAGAATCAAAAGGAACATGTTGGTCTGCCACCCAAGATGGGGGAGGCTTGGTACTTCTCTTCATGAAAAGGAACTGCTTCTGGCCCAGGGAGATGAAGATGGCTAGAAAACTAGATTTCGTGACACAAGAAGCAAGATAGCTCTAGAGATCACTGATGTTTTCAGAAATGCTCTGCAAGTCATATAAAGGCTAATTGAGAAGAAGACTCCATTGATAGGCATGGTTTAGCTGTGACAAACACCGAAACAAGTCAGTCAGGAGATAGTGATTAAGAACATCTGAGTttgaagaaactaaaaataaaagattcaatAACAAGTATAAAAACCACAAGTCCCATATACTATGAGTTGTATTCAAAGTCCAAGTTAGtaatcacaattttttaaatctacataATTAATCTATGTCCTACTCTAGATAAAATATCATCCAGTGTCTAGAATGAAAGAAAAACGACCATGCAAATATGCAAACACTCCctaaaataactattgggtaataggcttagtacctgggtgacaaaataatctgtacaacaaactcccatgacacgagtttacttgtataacaaacctgcacatttacccctgaaactaaaataagagtttttttttttttttttaaaaaaaaacctcccttAAAGCATGACTCTGGCTCAGAGAAGATGCTGTCTAATCAAGATGTTGCTAGAAAAAGCCACCTACTAAGACCTAGCAGATAAATCACCCGAGACAGTGAGGAAATTGGTGCTCCTCTTTCTTGGAAATCAGTATAGGTATGGGTTTCTACCTGATGTATACATTCAGTACGGTTTAAGAAAACATGCCTTGGTATACTTGATTTGTGTCTTATTTGCCTTCAGAACTAGAGCTATGGGTTGGAGATAAGCCAATTTCAGCAGTAGAAACAGGTTATTTGTTCCTGTCCTATAAATTGCCCGACTGTATGCATTGAAATAACCACAATGATTACACCCAGAATCTTGAAATGAACGTTTATTTGACAAGTGAGATGAGTGGGAGTCTGTAAAAATGAGTGATAATCTCCCTCTTTCCCCAACAGCTGGGTCCCGGGGTAGGTCATAATCCCATCAGTCTTTCTTCTCCATGTTGCATGTGGCAGTGCATGTGTTGGGAATGGCTCTTGGATTGTGGCTTGGTGGCTGCTAAATTCCCACAAAGGCCTTGTTTGGGAGAAAGTGGAGGTGCAGAGCTTGCTCTCATTTGCCATTCAAATATGCAgattactggccaggcacagtggctcaatgcctgtaatcccaatactttgagaggccgaggtgggtggatcacctgaggtcaggagttcgagaccagcctggctaacatggtgaaaccccgtctctactaaaaatacagaaattagccaggcatggtagcatacaccacctgtaatcccagctactcaggaagctgaagcaggagaatcacttgaacctgggaggtggaggttgctgtgagccaagatcgccccactgtactccagcctggatgacagagcaagactctgtctcaaaaaaaaaaaaaaaaacagattacaaTACATCAATTGCAATAACAAGAATATGTCCCGGGCTGCTGTTactacatttttgttttgcttctatTGTGAAGAATGGGGCCCTGTTCCTTGTAGTCCCATCTCCCTGGGGTTGCTGCCTACTAAGTGTTAGACATGTATTGCTCTTAATTAGACATGTATTCATTTACCACTAAGGTTGCTCATGAGTTGGATCAACTGCTTACCAAAGAAAAGTTTACtgacacaaaaatataaatagtattttGTGTTATCTTGTAAAGAATACAAGGTTAAGTCACTTATATAaaagaatatctttaaaataaactcAGTATCTAAATCTAAAATATATTCAGCTTGATTTGCACATTACCTTTTATCAAGGCAAGAAAATTATACTTATAATCTTTGACAAAATGCTAAATTAGTGATCAAAATAacatatgtacattttatttcgTAAAATGCAAATTActaaaaaaaagttgtattatCATTAAAACTATCATCAACATCATTGTTATTAATACATGATACCATATAGCCCAGATGTACTTACAATTTCATTTTATGCATATGTGGAGGGGGAAGTATTAATAATTCTAACATCATTTCCGGCTCCAGGGCACAGCTGTGGAGTCATGCCCTCACCTATAGCTTCATCAAGATTAATTTACAAGCATGTATTTATCAGTATTTAATAGCACATTTTTGTTTCTGTAATCTAGCACAATATAAAGAATATATCAAAAGTAAATTCTAAAAGGAATTTTGTTGTTAAAAAATTTCACTATACAGCTTCTGTACAGTGTTTTAATCTGTGCCATCATATTCAAAATTTTTTAGTAAATTTTCCCACCCTTAACCTTATTTACAATCTGTAGTTTGTTACCTTATCTAATCTTAGATTATCACAGTCAAAGCAgcactatgtatatatatgcttGTCTAAAATTTACAATAAGCCTGCAACATTCTGTAAACAACATCACTTTGCTTTCTGTGCCTTGCTGGTTaacattgtttctattttttcctctaaGAAATCCAGTGATCAGATTGCAACAAAATGCATGTCacataaataaacacaaacacaatCATCCTCAGAATGTAATTATGATCTTTTTGTAGTAGCAATATGAGTATAATTGTGAATTAAGACATAAACCTCTATAATTTTAGTTCTGTTACATAACACGGTAGAAATATTGGTTTCTGCCTCTCTGAAAATGTATATTGCATGTACTAGAATTTAGCAAAATTAGCAAGTGCCTAGAAACatcaaaatgtttattatttgggGTTTAAAATTGACATCAGCATTAAATCATGtgtttccagtttccatttaaagattattttatttcacgCTACAAATCTTCCTTTTCTCACATAATCATCGTATTTCCTTGTTATCAACAAGACttctaataacaaaaatataccactttttttcatttaaaaaaaatgcttggggccgggcacagtgtctcatgcctgtaatcccagcactttgggaggccaaggcgggtggatcacctgaggtcaggaattcgagaccagcctgaccaatatggtgaaaccccgtctctactaaaaatacaaaaattagccgtgtgtggtggtgtgtgcctatagtcacagctactcgggaggctgagataggagagttgcttgaacccaggaggtggaggtggcagtgagccaagatcacaccactgcactccagcctgggtgacagagcgagattccattaaaaaaaaaaaaaaagaaaaaaaaaaaaagcttggcttTGAAGCTATGAGGCTATCTTTTTCCTGCTGTGACTTTAGTTTTTAATTAGATTTTCTATCCACATTGTATATATCTTTTACCCATTCAAGTTTATAATCTATCTTGCTTTTAAAGACTCACACACCTTTTTCTCCACAAGTTGCAATTACCTGTCATttgcatataaaattaaataatttagatttttttgaaataatatgtGAGGCTAAAATATTGCTTGCCAATGCTCCAAACAAAAATGATTACTTTTAAAATGGTATCGACTGGCAATGTGTGAATTACCATCAAAAGCAACCTGGTAGGATTTCATTTATGTtccaaaatatttagagaaacccagtagaaaaaaaaaaaaaagtggaagtgaTCCCTAAGTTCATCCTCGTTGAGTTATTCTCTTAGAAAAGCTTCCGGAAAGTCTGTCTACAAAGGTAAAGGGTTTGATGTTTTTGTATAGTTTCTGAGATGCGACAGTAGCCTCACAGCTGTCTGTCGCAGCTTGCTGTTTCCCAGAATGAGAATAAATGAGTGGCACGAGGGAAAGGCATTTAAGGCTAACATGACAAACTTTATGTACTTGTTGTTCCACGACATAAAAAATATCCAATTGGCCActtgtaaggaaaaaaaatgaactatgaagaggaaaaggaaagacatCACCATTTTCATGGCCCTCCTATGGGCCTCTGTGCTGGAGTCTCTAGAGCCCAAGGAACTGAGCTTCAAATTTCTAGTATGTCTCACCaaggacagaaataaaaaaagcaatGAGGTCAGGGACAGAGAAAAGGGGATAAAACTGGTCAAGCtaagaagagtttttaaaatagagaGTTTATCATAGAGTGTTTTACTTTCATCGAAATATAAAGTCAGATTACTTTTATCTATTATATTGAGTGAgatatcaataaataattttagcactaaactgtcaaaaatcagtaagaacaaAGACAATGTACAAAGCATAACAATCATTCCGTtcatcctccacctcagccagaGGAAAAGGGAGTGGGGGAAGTGGGCtatcttaaagaaatagaaaatgcttaGGCAGGTGGCAAGCCAGGTTGTCAAGTGATTAGTCATGTGCCAAAGCAAAATAACAAGTTTTCCTAGTCTATATGTGGTATATAAATGTGAAGCAAGTCCCACTAGAAATGAATCAAACAGTATCACCAACAGTTGTCCAATTGTGGAGATAGCCAAGCAGGTGAGGATGAAGTCAGCTGAGAAGACCTTTTGGTTCTTGATCCCTTCGGAGCAGTTTACCAGGCCAATGAACACATTCCCCAGCAGGCCGTTGATGAATTCCACTATTGCCAGAATCAGAAAGATTTTATCCAATTCAGTGGGCATTTCTAGAGACAAAAAATCCAAGTTTTTAATACTTTGTATCATTAATAAATTTACAATCAAACCATTGCAGAAGAGCATTCATTTCTGATACTTATCTTCATTGCTTTTATTGCACTTCCAGTCTTGATCAGAACCTTCTGCTGTTGGATACAGTGTCATATACTTAAGgaagtctttgcctatttttactaTAATTCTGATCTTAATCCCAAAAGATCTACTAAGCGATGCAGTCTCACATACCTTCACGgaagtgttttcatttatttgaaagagCTACTGAATTCTAAACCAAACAGTTTCTGTGTCCATTTATCATTGGCATGGGCTGAAACTTTCCACTTGTGGTAATGATTAAAAGGATAAAGTCAAGTATGTTAACATGCAAATATAGACTAGATCCCCCCCTTTCTCTGATTTGTACATTTCTGCTTACCTGAAATACTACACCACTTGGATCCAAatatctttattgtttttcagAGGAAGCTGTAGATATAATCTAATTTGTTATTATTCAACGAATATATTTTATTAGTGCCTGCTATGTTTCTGACCTTATGCAAATGCAATATATTTACCACCAAAAAGCATTAAGAAGTCTATAAAATggtgaaaacaggaaaaaaacaatgGGACAGAATCAAGAATAAAATGTACTATTAAAGCAGAAAAGGGAACTACAAACACTACTGTTGGGGAGAAAACGGAGGTGACATTTGCCTTGGATCTGGAAAATACTTAGAATTTCATGAGGAAACTCAAGTCATATTTTGAACTGATTGAGTAATATCCAAAAGACACTGAAACCCAAACTACTTTTTTGAAATTAAAGTCCTACTGATATTTCGGTCTAAATGTTGCTCAGGTATCTTATAGTAACTTATTCAAAATTAAACATAGTTTTGCTCTTTACCTTGGTTTTatatatgttctatttttttttttttttttggccagagaTATATTGCTACCAATTTAGGCTTAATAGACAGGTAGAAAATTGTTTTAGATGAAATaaggaaagaggaaacaaaagtaTTTGTTCTACAATGTAGGAACAATTATTTTGACAAAAACCCCTAATGCATCATAATTGAACTCAAAGTTACAGATTATGTGTCTTGGTTTATGGTCAGCAAACAGATATTCTATTACTAGAAATTAGTGTTCAAGTGTTGCCagacaaaaattaacccaaaaaatgaatgaaataatttttaaaacttggacCTTTTTAATGTTGCTGTCATACTCCTCAATTAAATTCtattaattaacatttaaaagtgTATATTTTAAGAATGATGTTGTATAAAGAAATACTGGTAAGTTATTTCCtatgaacaaaattattttcatttagcacagatatttaaaattatagtaagacaggaggagaaaaagtaagcaagaaaggaaggaaagaaagaagagagggagggaagaaaggatgagaaagaggaaaggaagagagagacaaagaaagaaaaaggaaggagttTCTGAGACAAAggctgaatgaaaatgaagaaatgtagCAATATCTTAGGAAGAAGAATGATGGCTTTGGCCAAGTTAGTGTCTagagatggaaagaaatataTGGCTATGAGAAACATTTAAGGGAAAGAATCAATAGTCTGTGTGATGGATTTGGAGGctagaaaaaggaggaggattCTGCAATGACATTTAAGCTCTCCTTTCACTCCTGGATGCATGTGGTACTGTGATCTGAGGGAATCACTGGAGGAAGAATAGGTTTAGAAGCcaaaaaataggagaaagaagaaaagttggaagatgAGTTCTGTTTTGAACATTTTGGAGTATCTGTAAAGTCATCCAAGTGGAAAGTTGGAGTAGGCACTTTGATATTTGTGACTGCAGCTCAGAAAAGAAATTTGGACCACATGGGGAGGTTTGGAGAACATCAACACATATTTGATTTTATTAGAGGTGAGGCGCTCCAAGGGCCCTGAGGAACACTAGACGATAaagaaaccaaaggaaaaattaagaagccatcagaaggaagaggaaaaccAAGAGACTAGGATTTCAAAGCTACTAAGAGCAAGGAGTGTTACAAGGAGGGTAATCAGTACTTCATGATATTAATGAAAAGTCACTTACTAGATTGAGGACCAAGGAACTACCTAGTTAACTTAGCAAGAGCAGCTCAACTGATGACAAAGCAAACTACCACGGATTAAAGAGTCAATGAGACCCCAATAATGAAGTATTAGAAAACCAGTTAATGTAATTCAATACATTAACAGATTAAAagagaaacattcagaaaaaaatttgataCAATTCTGCATCTGTTCACAAATATTCTTAGCAAACTGGGAATCAAATGAAATACTCTATTTCCTGatgaaaagtattaaaaaaaaaacctagagcaAATGTTATAGCTGTCGATGATACACTGAAATCCTTCTCCCTGAGTTTAGGACCAAGTCAGTGATAACCATCTTACTAGGtctattttttttaaggtttctATTGATCAatgtaaggcaagaaaaatacattttaagaaattataggctggacatgatggctcacccctgtaatcccagcacactgggaggccaaggcaggaggatcacttgagcccaggagttcaagattagcctgggcaacatagttaaaaattagctgagctaaTTTTTAATCTGCAAAAATCTGCAGACATCTTTTGCATTTCTTCATACCATCAACAGTTTAAGTCTGAAAATACCTGAGCTTTTATGCCCACATAATTAGCTTATAATTAATACATATTGACTATAATCAAACAttccagagttttaaaaaatttaaaccattatcacactttttttctcattttaggtATTATTTGAGAACATTAAGTTCTCTGACTGTGTCATTGGATATATTCAGTTTCCCTGCTTGGTATCTTAATTATAGACTGTCTTCCAGTCTAAAGTAACTACTTCTAATATCGTATCAGCCATCCCCTCTCTCCATGAAGACCAGCCCTGCTCCTTTCACCTAGTCCAGTcactcaatattttttctttttcaaaacctATGGGCTGTACTTTTCCAAATGGGGTGATGGGTAACAAGAGAGTTTCTCCTTCACTATTATGCAAACACAGACCGATATTGTTActctttttgcattttctttgccTAATGAATTTCCATTTGTATCTTTAGCTGTGGAAGATCTAGAGGAAGAATTTACAGATCgtaaatattaaaattcaatCTAAAAGTCTCTTCATCAAAGTATGTGAGAAAAATATTGGTCAGAATCTTGTTCAGAATAGGAGGAAGAGGATCTGTGGCATGCCTTATAGTCTTTCAATGGGCAGAGTAGTGGTTTGACCACTTACAAATTTACAAATGTGGATTGTACCATACTGTAGCCCTTATTCTCTGTTTTGTCCACAGGTACCAGGGGAATCTATACCTGAAGCATTACTGGAGTCAAGGTATAAAACATTTATGTTCTCTTATCTAATAAGTCTAAGAACTGAActgcaaaggattttatttagCCAGAACTTGCACTTCATATGTTAATGTAAAGGATGTTGGTACTAATTATAACGGTTCTTGCCAATGTGAGGATAGTAACTGATATGCTATTTATGTCCACTTGTTCAACTATATCTCTTTTGAAATACCTGAATGATTTTAGAAATGAACCAAGAAATTAGTTGAGAAGAAACCAAATAATATCTAAGGGAGAAATCATATACAACTTTAGGGATTATCTTAGTCTGCTTGTGCTGCCATAACAGACTAtcacaaactgggtaatttataaagaaaagaaattgatttctcacagtttggGAGGATGGGAAGTTCAATATCAATGTGTTAGCCTCTGGCagaggccttcttgctgcatcatcccatggcagaacgtcagagagggagacagagacagagttaAACTCatgcttttaaaagaaatcaacTCACGTGATaaacccactcctgtgataacagCATGGATCCATCCATGAGGGTaatgccctcatgacctaacaccttttaaaggtcccacctcccaaTACCTCCAGGTCTCCAACAAGTGAACTTtgtgggacacattcaaatcatagcatttCACCCCCGGGCCCCCAAATGTATGTCCTTCACACATGCAAAATTCATTTCCTCCCTTCCAGTAGCCCCCACATTGTAACTCATTTCAGCACCAACTTAAAAGTCCAAACTCCAGTGTCTTATCCAAGTCAGATATGGATAAGACTCAAGGCacaattcatcctgaggcaaattctCCAGCCATGAGCCTGTGGAATCAAAACAAGTTACCTACTTCTGAAATTCAGTGGTGGGACAGGTATGTGAAAGACATTTCCATTCCTGGGAAAAATAGGCAAGAAAAGAGGGGCAATTGGCCTTaagtaagtccaaaacccagcagggcaaaCCATATTAAATCCTAAGGGTTGAGAAtaatctttgactccatgtcccaacTTCTAGACCCACTGGGTCAGGGATTGGGCCCCCAGTTCCCCAGGCAGCCTCACCTCCACAGCTTTGCTTGTCTCAGTTCACTCCTGAGCAGCTCTCACAGGTTGGAGTTTTGTGCCTGTAGATCTCCCAGACTGGTGTTGTGAGGCAGGACAGGGCAGTGAATGCTGAGGTCTTTCAGGCACCTCTCTGGAAGCCTTGCCCTTAAGGTCCTAACTTGCCTAACTCCTGGTCCTAACTCCATGATCTCAGAAATATCTTCCAGGTCATTCTCCCATTGTCTTATGAATAGAACTTGGCTTCCTTCTAGCCAGATTAATCTTTTCAGCAAATGACCACTTGGCCAaacccttctttttctctctcaaacatgcttttttattctttatatggcCAGGCTGACAGTTCTCcaaatttttttattagtcttcacttttcattatacattccatctttaaatcatttctctctcctCAACATTTTACTATATGTGCTTGAAAGAAGCCATGGAACCcactgaatgctttgctgctgagATGTCTCTTCCATCAGATATCCTAGTTCACCTCTCTTAAATTCTGCCTCCCATAAAGCCATAGGGCATGAACAGAATTCTGCCAAGTTTTTTTGCCACTTCATAACAAGGATGATCcttactccagtttccaataagacATTTATCTTTTCCACCTAAGACCTCATCAGAATGGTGTTTACTCTACCTATATGTCTACCAACATTCTCATCAGGACCAAAAAAAGTAATCTCTAAGAAGTTTCAGACTTTCCCTACAGCTATCCTCTCCTGAGACCTCAGTGGAATCACTCTTAATGCAAAATTTATGTCAATCTAGGCTTTTTCTAGCCTGCTCCTCCCATACCAATTTCCTGTCTTAGCCTgctttgtgctgctgtaacaaaataccacaaactgggaaaattataaagaaagaaatttatttctcaattctggagtctggaaagtCCAATATAACG
This window harbors:
- the TAS2R42 gene encoding taste receptor type 2 member 42, whose product is MLFCNGLIVNLLMIQSIKNLDFLSLEMPTELDKIFLILAIVEFINGLLGNVFIGLVNCSEGIKNQKVFSADFILTCLAISTIGQLLVILFDSFLVGLASHLYTTYRLGKLVILLWHMTNHLTTWLATCLSIFYFFKIAHFPHSLFLWLRWRMNGMIVMLCTLSLFLLIFDSLVLKLFIDISLNIIDKSNLTLYFDESKTLYDKLSILKTLLSLTSFIPFSLSLTSLLFLFLSLVRHTRNLKLSSLGSRDSSTEAHRRAMKMVMSFLFLFIVHFFSLQVANWIFFMSWNNKYIKFVMLALNAFPSCHSFILILGNSKLRQTAVRLLSHLRNYTKTSNPLPL